The following coding sequences are from one Alosa alosa isolate M-15738 ecotype Scorff River chromosome 13, AALO_Geno_1.1, whole genome shotgun sequence window:
- the LOC125306587 gene encoding uncharacterized protein LOC125306587 isoform X2: MDIINRAMGELRSSLEGGTAESDPEPRVPSEECPKSSPAAGASENHTHVDTFGKGTQFSTPKDAAPHPGDPQEATSAPHLPDTFKLKCSPSTEPVSAKGTTPESTNQGHNGSTSPTKETFLGPKAAVGIKKDAKAAGVTTGAKRNIPAKRNRMDPLKLDMTKPTVMPLTSSQLSLQCLECHIIFSDDKSKQRHLKMSHPAEYEQCMLGDSLFACYVCDRHFANSTELMAHQRTHTEKRPFKCLLCGEAFKRSSELTTHKKIHCSSQGYKCSDCGKTCKTLTLLKYHSRTHTGEKPYVCKECGKRFSMPKALQRHIETHTQDEGEENGDGTIASAKLKKQKSNGPSERKYSCPQCKAMFKTEKTQLHHIKFKHSQNKNMPPSRALVKQHPLNQGPPPPLLTHATIGQTPVLRLHSGGQTPQCIEPEQIKRLIESLGNVQKVNQLVIYGLEPVSFQSQTMNLQPVPGVVQPIRFDMTQMPSVELKLVTEDSDQAKQHIESTGPEMNGGQGKADAHSSVEKTTQLDELMQDHTGPVESQTCPSQTVAFEQISEGTEKAVETVCSVETIVSGSIPFNHVEEMTCRTKTVETELDDVQIQMLELHQSSSLIPTTELENENRHMVSLQEEVVKMQYMTPSDTLSLVATEGLQETEEQVVTLTPVETQIVTLTSTERPEDSKNYAGNACEQDVGQPHLESSDEPKDCMEQTEVNTHEFSSEIHLSEEISVHTQPSIHDSDIAKTHTQPSRYEIDTAEVIIVKQKPRSRVTTKLPEPKKLKKGRPAKKTSKKAKSKRQISDNPLKQQAGHNDTVVITQQKVSAPHPPELMTTVTQQSRTKGHVLMQFGLRNKKEKLSKTVGPSKKSKKRDDVKIQEKGDSQQKKIKGDGAGKINMSENKTQTEILIKSQDQEQQGLQKEESKSQVKSRKRKFKIHKITNNSLLEKEGISAPLPKRKKQEKNKKPKGLKRTKKAVVKKSLKLKPKEEEETPVAISPNQVKADALLLLKGHKQPQLKVHKLDAPIAQLELVPSCPSSVASNEETKMTPTKQTQDHKSKLNKSKNPKRPIQECVESPSSPNVKNSSLHKNVKAGRKKKTTKAGGKIAPTTNSSICDCGANFSDVSALQEHMAAVHSGETHGHCGYSNGTLSEGHVKTSVSNEEQLNNSVCPKMLGLATDWDAETEMVELGLGDREEERVSFPALSPSPSLPHAPTLVDGECEEAQKEEANSVTTEKQLKVFSSGSKRSKPLQSSVCLESTPMCQTPSQELSTEAEQLTIPKVQKRSPRPDKHQKGASDKGLLETGEKMSEIQDVADKMKSICESDETVEEDMKDNLPLDVNLVTVQDEDQLVTSQDVDSSESSQKDGQITGELPMMPSHQNVPNVNEPNLECPSNKKNLELVVDLNSNKTTAVKDSSTDPPEIKQEDVEMAVHTEEKKSARNRSNTTRGRKRGGGRGRRGTGKKRNTGRRPESNQESLNDDPDECQIVYQLYPLATDSDKSVEGNGPQVCTNPSRSDMAESQEDSSEEQVVFELESVTTSVDIVKSEGELDSQDRTEGSSPGILLEKFLTSRGSGSSESADISNMVVCDSTNVPTNGATTDHRTTTLPSLGTSGVLNVKEEDQSQPVMPSVLPPEGADARAPLINRSLSNEPQPGVQMFVVKEEDPLVLNEPQIIQEPTNGNPPKSHLCTTSTVAVSDLPVESNMADKAAGTATPTVHQPIAKQCIFFPVKEEERELLLDLPQRAENQSNTGVEEYDDICEISTQHETQCVDSAFENDDVGADQHNTAELLKFLQQSSDIEHSECTDSEPEVETLAMSCYHGGKSTGLANPPDRSTQEADHRNDKLSQNGTSSQNGQRKPIDYFTQYFDWKTWQDVANITAKTSKMSSLVTAKEVSQFVGIHIAMGTLQFPSTKLYWEDYTRVALIADAMSSSRFSELLSKLRLAEESGSTRPQGKDKVVSANSTTQSRDHDLQVSETAAGPYKTTQTYSTQCLLETDPLNRVRVLMEKVQRACQGLKREGNHGVSQYPLWLLRTTASAAYSLHHTVMLSTCGLVVDFNLSLDDSDREETVKHMVLSGQNSREGMVFLCKPELSTPSMLEQLLEAGVQSAGKVGGARGQVGDEFVSSDGKLKLFRCHHGFILSAAVKGRSRSTSLVSGFERALKAAKLNRDLRNAYRTPCLSSPAGWPLSVLWHLTDLALVNSWLQYRGDRCNEQEQLSLMAFRLEVSKALILLSSADAQDATPPQPPAPERPEQGSVPGSASVFETPLPDTAVRYDGVGHWPEQVAEGEGARCRFGGCDRTSQVRCLKCCVFLCISRNHNCFLKFHSQGTL, encoded by the exons ATGGACATCATAAATAGGGCAATGGGTGAACTGAGGTCAAGTCTTGAGGGTGGGACTGCGGAGAGTGACCCAGAGCCCAGGGTCCCGTCTGAGGAATGCCCCAAGTCCTCTCCTGCAGCCGGTGCGTCAGAGAATCACACCCATGTTGACACTTTTGGGAAGGGCACACAATTCAGCACCCCGAAAGATGCAGCGCCTCACCCTGGGGACCCACAAGAAGCAACAAGTGCACCACACCTCCCAGACACATTCAAGCTGAAGTGCAGTCCTTCCACTGAGCCAGTTTCCGCCAAGGGCACGACGCCTGAATCCACAAACCAAGGACACAATGGCAGCACTTCACCCACCAAAGAGACGTTTCTAGGTCCCAAGGCTGCTGTTGGCATTAAGAAAGATGCAAAGGCTGCTGGCGTCACCACGGGTGCAAAGAGGAATATTCCTGCCAAAAGGAATCGAATGGACCCGCTGAAGTTGGACATGACAAAACCCACAGTTATGCCTCTCACTT CCTCCCAACTCTCTCTGCAGTGTCTTGAGTGCCACATCATTTTCAGCGACGACAAGAGCAAGCAGCGGCACCTCAAGATGAGCCACCCAGCGGAGTATGAGCAGTGCATGCTGGGAGATTCTCTGTTCGCCTGCTACGTCTGCGACCGGCATTTCGCCAACTCCACCGAACTCATGGCACACCAGCGAACTCACACAGAAAAGCGGCCTTTCAAATGTCTCCTCTGCGGAGAGGCGTTCAAGAGATCATCTGAACTCACCACGCACAAGAAGATCCACTGTAGCAGCCAGGGGTACAAATGCTCGGACTGTGGCAAAACCTGCAAGACCTTGACTCTGCTCAAATAtcacagccgcacacacactggGGAGAAGCCCTATGTGTGTAAAGAGTGCGGCAAGAGGTTCAGCATGCCGAAAGCACTGCAGAGACATatagagactcacacacaggaTGAAGGGGAAGAAAATGGTGATGGAACAATTGCTTCTGCAAAATTAAAGAAACAGAAGAGCAACG GTCCATCAGAAAGGAAATACTCATGTCCACAGTGCAAAGCCATGTTTAAGACGGAGAAGACACAACTTCACCATATTAAGTTCAAGCATTCACAGAACAAAAATATGCCTCCTAGCCGTGCTCTTGTCAAACAGCATCCACTCAATCAAGGCCCACCACCACCTTTACTGACCCATGCAACAATAGGTCAAACACCAGTACTTCGGCTACACTCTGGTGGACAGACGCCACAATGCATTGAGCCGGAGCAAATTAAGAGACTAATAGAATCACTTGGAAACGTTCAAAAGGTGAATCAGTTAGTCATATACGGATTGGAGCCAGTGTCATTTcagtcacagactatgaatcTGCAGCCAGTTCCGGGTGTTGTTCAGCCGATCAGATTTGACATGACACAGATGCCTTCTGTGGAGTTAAAGCTGGTGACTGAAGATTCAGATCAAGCCAAACAACACATTGAATCCACAGGACCAGAAATGAATGGGGGACAAGGGAAGGCTGATGCTCATTCATCAGTAGAGAAAACAACTCAGTTAGATGAATTAATGCAAGACCACACAGGACCTGTTGAATCACAGACCTGTCCGTCTCAAACAGTGGCGTTTGAGCAAATATCTGAAGGTACAGAAAAAGCAGTGGAAACAGTTTGCTCAGTGGAAACGATAGTGAGTGGATCCATTCCATTCAACCATGTTGAAGAGATGACCTGTAGAACCAAAACAGTTGAGACTGAACTTGATGATGTACAAATACAGATGCTTGAATTGCATCAGTCATCCTCCCTGATTCCAACCACTGAGCTTGAAAATGAAAACAGACATATGGTGTCCCTCCAGGAAGAAGTAGTGAAAATGCAGTATATGACCCCAAGTGACACTCTATCACTTGTAGCCACAGAAGGTTTACAAGAGACTGAAGAACAAGTTGTTACTTTGACACCAGTAGAAACACAGATTGTTACTTTGACATCAACTGAAAGACCTGAAGACTCAAAGAATTATGCTGGAAATGCTTGTGAACAGGATGTTGGACAGCCACACCTGGAATCTTCTGATGAACCTAAGGACTGTATGGAACAAACAGAGGTAAACACACATGAGTTTAGCTCAGAGATACACTTGAGTGAGGAGATATCAGTTCATACTCAGCCATCTATACACGACTCAGACATAGCtaagacacacactcaaccttCTAGATATGAAATAGACACCGCTGAGGTCATTATAGTCAAGCAGAAACCTCGAAGTCGAGTGACCACAAAGTTGCCAGAACCAAAGAAGCTCAAGAAAGGGAGACCTGCAAAGAAAACAAGCAAGAAAGCTAAATCTAAGAGGCAAATTTCAGATAACCCTTTGAAACAGCAAGCTGGCCATAATGATACAGTTGTGATCACACAGCAGAAAGTGTCAGCTCCACATCCTCCAGAGTTAATGACAACTGTAACCCAGCAATCAAGAACAAAAGGTCATGTTCTGATGCAGTTTGGTCTtagaaacaaaaaagaaaaactctcTAAAACAGTGGGGCCTTCTAAGAAATCCAAAAAGAGGGATGATGTTAAAATACAAGAGAAAGGTGACTCCCAGCAGAAAAAGATAAAGGGAGATGGAGCAGGGAAAATAAACATGTCTGAAAATAAAACTCAAACAGAAATACTTATCAAATCACAGGATCAAGAGCAACAAGGGTTGCAGAAAGAAGAGTCAAAATCACAAGTCAAGTCTAGGAAAAGAAAATTTAAAATTCACAAAATTACCAACAATAGTCTGTTGGAGAAAGAGGGGATTTCAGCACCTCTGCCTAAAAGGAAGaagcaggaaaaaaataaaaagccaAAGGGCCTTAAGAGGACAAAGAAAGCAGTCGTAAAGAAGAGCTTAAAACTGAAAccgaaagaggaagaggaaaccCCTGTTGCTATATCTCCTAATCAAGTCAAGGCAGATGCCCTGCTTCTACTGAAGGGGCACAAACAACCACAGCTGAAAGTTCATAAACTTGATGCTCCAATAGCACAGCTAGAACTAGTGCCTTCATGTCCATCCTCAGTTGCTTCCAATGAGGAAACTAAGATGACTCCAACGAAACAAACACAAGATCATAAAAgcaaattaaataaatccaaGAATCCAAAAAGGCCAATCCAGGAATGTGTAGAGTCCCCATCTTCACCTAATGTCAAGAACTCATCCCTGCATAAAAATGTAAAGGCAGGTCGGAAAAAAAAGACCACAAAAGCTGGTGGAAAGATAGCACCGACCACCAATTCCTCAATATGTGATTGCGGGGCGAACTTCTCTGATGTGTCCGCCTTACAGGAGCATATGGCAGCTGTCCACTCTGGTGAAACACATGGACACTGTGGCTATTCAAATGGCACACTGTCTGAGGGTCACGTCAAGACGTCTGTATCAAATGAAGAACAACTCAATAATTCTGTTTGCCCTAAAATGCTTGGTCTAGCAACAGACTGGGATGCTGAGACAGAGATGGTGGAACTAGGtctgggggacagagaggaagaaagagtgtCTTTTCCAGCTCTGAGTCCGTCTCCATCTCTACCTCATGCACCTACATTAGTGGATGGTGAATGTGAAGAGGCACAAAAAGAAGAGGCCAACAGTGTCACCACAGAGAAACAGTTGAAAGTGTTTTCTTCTGGTTCTAAAAGAAGCAAGCCACTACAGAGCAGTGTCTGTCTAGAATCTACTCCAATGTGTCAGACCCCTTCACAGGAACTCTCAACAGAGGCAGAACAGTTGACCATCCCTAAGGTCCAAAAGAGGTCACCACGGCCAGACAAACATCAGAAAGGAGCAAGTGACAAAGGCCTTTTAGAGACTGGTGAGAAAATGTCAGAGATACAGGACGTGGCTGATAAGATGAAGAGCATTTGTGAGTCAGATGAGACTGTTGAGGAAGACATGAAAGATAACTTGCCTCTAGATGTTAATTTAGTCACTGTTCAAGATGAAGATCAGCTTGTCACCTCTCAGGACGTTGACTCATCAGAAAGCTCTCAAAAAGATGGTCAAATAACCGGTGAATTACCAATGATGCCAAGCCATCAGAATGTCCCGAACGTGAATGAACCCAACCTTGAATGTCCTTCAAATAAAAAGAATCTTGAACTTGTGGTGGACTTGAATTCAAACAAAACTACTGCAGTTAAAGACTCCTCCACTGACCCTCCAGAGATCAAACAAGAGGATGTAGAAATGGCAGTGCACACGGAGGAGAAGAAGTCTGCGCGTAACAGGAGTAATACGACGAGAGGTAGAAAGAGGGGAGGCGGAAGAGGCAGGCGAGGAACTGGGAAAAAGAGGAACACAGGGAGAAGACCGGAATCCAACCAGGAGTCTCTGAACGACGATCCAGACGAATGCCAGATAGTCTACCAGCTCTATCCATTGGCCACGGATTCTGATAAATCTGTGGAGGGGAATGGGCCTCAGGTTTGCACTAATCCTTCCAGATCTGACATGGCAGAATCACAAGAGGATTCCTCTGAGGAGCAGGTGGTGTTTGAACTGGAGTCGGTCACTACAAGTGTTGATATCGTAAAATCGGAAGGGGAACTCGACAGTCAAGACAGAACGGAGGGAAGTTCGCCAGGCATTCTCCTAGAAAAGTTTCTCACATCGCGAGGGAGTGGGAGCAGTGAATCCGCAGACATTTCTAACATG GTGGTGTGTGACTCTACGAATGTACCAACCAATGGGGCCACCACAGACCATAGAACCACCACATTGCCTTCACTGGGGACATCAGGGGTGTTGAATGTAAAGGAAGAGGATCAGTCTCAACCTGTGATGCCATCCGTGCTTCCCCCTGAGGGAGCAGATGCCAGGGCTCCTCTCATAAATCGCTCACTCTCTAATGAGCCACAGCCGGGTGTGCAAATGTTTGTGGTGAAGGAAGAGGACCCACTCGTTTTGAATGAGCCTCAAATTATTCAAGAACCCACCAATGGTAATCCACCAAAGAGTCATCTCTGCACTACTAGCACAG TTGCAGTCTCAGACCTGCCAGTGGAGAGCAATATGGCAGATAAAGCAGCTGGGACGGCCACTCCAACAGTACATCAACCCATTGCCAAGCAGTGCATTTTCTTTCCagtaaaagaggaggagagagaattaCTGCTGGATCTTCCACAGAGAGCTGAAA ATCAGAGCAACACAGGAGTGGAAGAATATGATGACATCTGTGAGATATCAACCCAGCATGAAACACAATGTGTGGACAGTGCCTTTGAAAATG ATGATGTGGGAGCGGACCAACACAACACTGCGGAACTATTAAAATTTCTTCAGCAGAGTTCTGATATAGAACACAGTGAATGCACTGATTCAGAACCAGAAGTAGAAACCCTTGCCATGTCCTGTTACCATGGTGGCAAAAGCACTGGCTTAGCAAATCCCCCTGATAGATCAACCCAGGAAGCTGATCATAGGAATGATAA GCTCTCCCAGAATGGTACCAGTTCACAAAATGGTCAAAGGAAACCAATTGACTACTTCACTCAGTATTTTGACTGGAAGACGTGGCAGGATGTTGCCAACATCACTGCTAAAACATCTAAAATGTCAAGTCTAGTCACGGCAAAAGAGGTTTCTCAGTTTGTTGGGATCCATATCGCCATGGGAACGTTACAG TTTCCTAGCACAAAGCTGTATTGGGAGGACTATACCCGAGTGGCCCTTATTGCTGATGCCATGTCATCCTCCAGATTTTCAGAGCTTCTCTCAAAACTGAGGCTTGCAGAAGAGAGCGGTTCCACAAGGCCTCAAGGGAAAGACAAGGTTGTGTCCGCTAACAGCACTACACAGTCCAGAGACCATGATTTACAAGTGTCAGAAACTGCAGCTGGACCATATAAaactacacaaacatacagtacacagtgtCTATTAGAAACTGACCCACTTAATAGAGTGCGTGTGTTGATGGAAAAAGTTCAAAGAGCATGTCAGGGTCTAAAGCGAGAGGGGAACCATGGAGTCAGCCAGTACCCACTGTGGTTACTGCGAACCACAGCCAGTGCCGCCTACTCTCTACATCATACAGTAATGTTGAGTACTTGTGGTTTGGTGGTGGACTTCAACTTGAGCTTGGATGACTCTGACCGAGAAGAAACTGTTAAGCACATGGTCCTATCGGGTCAAAACAGTAGAGAAGGGATGGTGTTTCTCTGCAAGCCTGAACTCTCCACTCCCTCCATGCTGGAACAGCTTCTAGAGGCTGGTGTACAAAGTGCTGGCAAAGTTGGCGGGGCGAGGGGACAAGTAGGTGATGAGTTTGTCAGCTCAGATGGCAAACTGAAGCTGTTTCGATGCCATCATGGTTTCATCCTTTCGGCTGCTGTAAAGGGACGATCCCGTTCGACATCCCTAGTCAGTGGCTTTGAGCGGGCACTTAAAGCAGCAAAGCTCAACCGGGATTTGCGCAACGCTTACCGTACGCCTTGCCTGTCGTCTCCCGCAGGCTGGCCACTGTCTGTTCTTTGGCACCTTACTGATCTTGCACTGGTGAACTCTTGGCTGCAGTACAGGGGCGACCGCTGCAATGAACAAGAACAGTTGTCCCTCATGGCATTCCGACTAGAAGTCTCCAAAGCACTGATTCTCTTAAGCAGCGCTGATGCCCAGGATGCAACTCCTCCCCAACCACCGGCTCCTGAGAGACCAGAACAGGGCTCAGTCCCAGGGTCAGCCTCTGTTTTTGAGACCCCGCTGCCAGACACGGCCGTACGGTATGATGGCGTGGGCCACTGGCCAGAACAAGTTGCTGAAGGAGAGGGAGCCAGGTGTCGGTTTGGGGGATGTGATCGGACATCTCAGGTGCGGTGTCTGAaatgttgtgtgtttctgtgcatctCGCGCAATCATAACTGCTTTCTCAAATTCCACAGCCAAGGGACTCTATGA